The following coding sequences are from one Syngnathus acus chromosome 14, fSynAcu1.2, whole genome shotgun sequence window:
- the LOC119133709 gene encoding enkurin-like isoform X1: MMSSLLRPLIGWYVSSSRQNNITTTVIELQHPANYLTKFSLQSKLPDNKLHVRNVYCTTATKKPMLSAGSFLLPTGLPAKKMFTAVPKSSKPPFCVVDNNMGHREFLNKLSGLVPVYIRKKDYGEVPKYLLRRRPKPPKSPQEKSVIEVAKPEEPDIEKLTEEDFREIIEYLKKRLQKLNKAYMLLPLVIDTPWLKNRKLRMEADMNQVETDIELIETLVSNKST; the protein is encoded by the exons GTACGTGTCCAGCTCAAGGCAAAACAACATAACAACAACAGTAATCGAGCTGCAGCATCCGGCAAACTACCTGACCAAGTTCTCCCTTCAATCAAAGTTGCCTGATA ACAAACTACATGTCCGCAATGTTTATTGTACCACTGCTACAAAGAAGCCAATGTTGTCTGCGGGGTCATTTCTGCTTCCTACTGGCCTCCCTGCAAAAAAGATGTTTACAGCCGTGCCAAAGTCGTCCAAGCCgccattttgtgttgttgacaACAACATGGGGCACAGGGAGTTCCTAAATAAACTCTCAGGACTTGTGCCTGTATACATAAGGAAAAAG GATTATGGAGAGGTACCCAAATATCTTCTACGCCGCAGACCAAAGCCCCCAAAGTCTCCACAGGAAAAGAGTGTTATCGAGGTGGCGAAACCAGAGGAACCAGATATCGAAAAGCTTACAGAAGAGGACTTTCGTGAAATCATTGAG TACCTGAAAAAGAGACTTCAAAAGCTGAACAAGGCCTACATGCTTCTTCCATTAGTCATAGACACGCCTTGGTTGAAGAACCGTAAGTTGCGAATGGAGGCTGATATGAATCAGGTGGAGACTGACATTGAACTCATTGAAACTTTGGTGTCCAACAAGAGCACATGA
- the LOC119133708 gene encoding enkurin-like has protein sequence MAGEFYPLESIHNFIEKTVIIEKPERYVSKFRPTVLEERKPTNYMKTMGPNKLEVPIPTNYLKKHSKEPKLPEIKQVKTHYVCSLKKTAVPTGPFLPPVSPTPTKRKTTTPKGPKQPPCVVDTNKGHKESHNVNSGLVPVYIRKKDYGEVPNYLMRRKAKHQQALEEYNMNLKKQEEHETMKYLSDVECQAIVEELKQKYNELNAEYQRLPFMIDTPSMKNRKVRLEVEMKQLEDDIKLLNRLDSICKNK, from the exons ATGGCTGGAGAGTTTTACCCTCTTGAGTCCATTCATAATTTTATTGAGAAAACTGTTATCATCGAGAAGCCAGAAAG GTATGTGTCAAAGTTCCGGCCAACAGTTCTTGAGGAGAGGAAGCCAACAAATTATATGAAAACGATGGGCCCAAACAAATTGGAGGTGCCCATCCCAACCAATTACCTGAAAAAGCATTCCAAAGAACCCAAACTACCAGaga TCAAACAGGTCAAGACTCATTACGTCTGTTCATTGAAGAAAACAGCCGTCCCTACAGGGCCGTTTCTACCACCCGTTAGTCCCACCCCTACAAAGAGGAAGACCACCACACCAAAAGGACCCAAACAGCCCCCATGCGTTGTTGACACAAACAAGGGACACAAGGAGTCCCATAATGTAAACTCAGGGCTTGTCCCTGTGTACATAAGGAAAAAG GATTATGGAGAAGTACCAAACTACCTAATGCGGCGTAAAGCAAAGCATCAACAGGCACTGGAAGAGTACAACATGAATCTGAAAAAGCAGGAGGAGCATGAAACCATGAAATACCTTTCTGACGTGGAATGTCAGGCCATCGTTGAG GAACTGAAGCAGAAATACAACGAGCTAAATGCCGAGTACCAGCGCCTCCCATTTATGATTGACACCCCGTCGATGAAGAATCGTAAGGTACGTCTCGAGGTGGAAATGAAGCAACTGGAGGATGATATTAAACTCCTTAATCGGTTGGACTCCATCTGCAAAAACAAGTAG
- the LOC119133709 gene encoding enkurin-like isoform X2, which produces MDKPKRYVSSSRQNNITTTVIELQHPANYLTKFSLQSKLPDNKLHVRNVYCTTATKKPMLSAGSFLLPTGLPAKKMFTAVPKSSKPPFCVVDNNMGHREFLNKLSGLVPVYIRKKDYGEVPKYLLRRRPKPPKSPQEKSVIEVAKPEEPDIEKLTEEDFREIIEYLKKRLQKLNKAYMLLPLVIDTPWLKNRKLRMEADMNQVETDIELIETLVSNKST; this is translated from the exons ATGGATAAGCCAAAGAG GTACGTGTCCAGCTCAAGGCAAAACAACATAACAACAACAGTAATCGAGCTGCAGCATCCGGCAAACTACCTGACCAAGTTCTCCCTTCAATCAAAGTTGCCTGATA ACAAACTACATGTCCGCAATGTTTATTGTACCACTGCTACAAAGAAGCCAATGTTGTCTGCGGGGTCATTTCTGCTTCCTACTGGCCTCCCTGCAAAAAAGATGTTTACAGCCGTGCCAAAGTCGTCCAAGCCgccattttgtgttgttgacaACAACATGGGGCACAGGGAGTTCCTAAATAAACTCTCAGGACTTGTGCCTGTATACATAAGGAAAAAG GATTATGGAGAGGTACCCAAATATCTTCTACGCCGCAGACCAAAGCCCCCAAAGTCTCCACAGGAAAAGAGTGTTATCGAGGTGGCGAAACCAGAGGAACCAGATATCGAAAAGCTTACAGAAGAGGACTTTCGTGAAATCATTGAG TACCTGAAAAAGAGACTTCAAAAGCTGAACAAGGCCTACATGCTTCTTCCATTAGTCATAGACACGCCTTGGTTGAAGAACCGTAAGTTGCGAATGGAGGCTGATATGAATCAGGTGGAGACTGACATTGAACTCATTGAAACTTTGGTGTCCAACAAGAGCACATGA